Proteins encoded within one genomic window of Streptomyces sp. NBC_00523:
- a CDS encoding VanZ family protein yields the protein MDQNSALPASPRRVRRAVRLVVLTALGVVAAAFAPFVLRMFVVSVPMVVNGGWYAWFRTFNGVMLDMVAALPLSALIVWFLTRRRTAAGVDPARARRTSLAEVGMVHGTVPWVWLILMPGANAGEVPGRVSLVPLVDLVTMGTLGLIGNLLVFAALGFFAPMRYAALASLPRVLALGAGLSVLLETLQYVLRLDRVSSVDDVLVNATGAALAALASTRWWLPREGAAK from the coding sequence ATGGATCAGAACTCCGCACTGCCCGCCTCGCCCCGCCGCGTCCGAAGAGCCGTCCGCCTGGTCGTGCTCACCGCCCTCGGCGTCGTCGCGGCGGCCTTCGCCCCGTTCGTGCTGCGCATGTTCGTGGTGTCCGTGCCCATGGTCGTGAACGGTGGCTGGTACGCCTGGTTCCGGACGTTCAACGGAGTGATGCTGGACATGGTGGCCGCGCTGCCGCTGTCCGCGCTGATCGTGTGGTTCCTGACGCGCAGGCGCACGGCGGCGGGCGTCGATCCGGCCCGGGCGCGGCGCACCTCGCTGGCCGAGGTCGGCATGGTGCACGGAACGGTGCCGTGGGTGTGGCTCATCCTGATGCCGGGTGCGAACGCCGGTGAGGTCCCCGGCCGCGTCAGTCTGGTCCCGCTGGTGGACCTGGTCACGATGGGAACGCTCGGGCTGATCGGCAATCTGCTGGTGTTCGCCGCACTCGGCTTCTTCGCCCCGATGCGGTACGCCGCGCTGGCGTCGCTGCCGCGTGTGCTGGCGCTCGGGGCGGGCCTGTCGGTCCTGCTGGAAACCCTTCAGTATGTGCTCCGGCTCGACAGGGTCTCCTCGGTGGACGACGTCCTGGTCAACGCGACCGGCGCCGCCC
- a CDS encoding sensor histidine kinase, producing MSIRLKLTLSYTGFVLLAGILMLVTGWLFLTRVPHIGLVFVPDYQLAVARDFAPLAAVTLSFLLVFGLAGGWFLSGRMLAPLNSITQATRTAATGSLSHRIQLPGRQDEFRELADAFDTMLAQLEAHVGEQQRFAANASHELRTPLAVTKALLDVARADPDRATDPLIDRLHTVNTRAIDLTEALLLLSRADRQTFTREDVDLSLVAEEATETLLPLAEKHGVTLETDGDIAPTTGSPALLLQLTSNLVHNGIVHNRPEGGSVRVTTEVRPDTVVLTVENTGEPVPPDLVPRLTEPFQRGTERVHTDHPGAGLGLAIVRSITHAHHGTLTLTARPGGGLRVTVELPAAATPRP from the coding sequence ATGAGCATCCGCCTCAAGCTCACCCTCAGCTACACCGGGTTCGTCCTGCTGGCGGGCATCCTGATGCTCGTCACCGGATGGCTGTTCCTGACGCGCGTACCGCACATCGGGCTGGTCTTCGTGCCCGACTACCAACTCGCCGTCGCACGCGACTTCGCCCCACTGGCCGCCGTAACACTGTCGTTCCTGCTGGTGTTCGGCCTCGCCGGAGGATGGTTCCTCTCCGGCCGCATGCTCGCCCCGCTCAACAGCATCACGCAGGCCACCCGCACCGCCGCCACCGGGTCGTTGTCCCACCGCATCCAACTGCCCGGACGCCAGGACGAGTTCCGCGAACTCGCCGACGCCTTCGACACGATGCTCGCCCAACTCGAAGCCCACGTGGGCGAACAACAGCGATTCGCCGCCAACGCCTCGCACGAACTGCGCACCCCGCTCGCCGTGACGAAAGCACTGCTCGACGTGGCCCGCGCCGACCCGGACCGCGCCACCGACCCGCTCATCGACCGCCTCCACACCGTCAACACCCGGGCCATCGACCTCACCGAGGCGCTGCTCCTGCTCAGCCGGGCGGACCGGCAGACCTTCACGCGCGAGGACGTCGACCTCTCCCTCGTAGCGGAGGAGGCGACCGAAACGCTGCTGCCTCTCGCCGAGAAACACGGGGTCACCCTGGAAACCGACGGCGACATCGCCCCCACGACCGGCTCGCCCGCCCTCCTGCTCCAGCTGACCAGCAACCTCGTGCACAACGGGATCGTCCACAACCGGCCCGAGGGCGGCAGCGTACGGGTCACCACCGAGGTCCGCCCGGACACCGTGGTGCTCACCGTCGAGAACACCGGCGAACCCGTGCCCCCGGACCTCGTCCCCCGCCTCACCGAACCGTTCCAGCGCGGCACCGAACGCGTGCACACCGACCACCCCGGGGCAGGGCTCGGACTGGCCATCGTCCGGTCCATCACCCACGCCCACCACGGCACGCTCACCCTCACCGCGCGCCCCGGCGGCGGACTCCGCGTCACGGTCGAGCTACCAGCCGCCGCCACACCGCGACCCTGA